One window of the Halobacillus litoralis genome contains the following:
- a CDS encoding acyl-CoA dehydrogenase gives MNFTLTEEQEMLRKMVRDFAKNEVEPTAAERDEEERFDREIFDKMAELGLTGIPWPEEYGGIGSDFVSYVIAVEELSRVCASTGVTLSAHISLASWPIYKFGSEDQKKKYLTQLASGEKLGAYALSEPGAGSDVSSMRTQAKPNGDHYVLNGSKVWITNGGVADIYIIFAKTDPEQGSRGISAFIVEKDTPGFSTGKKEKKLGIRSSPTTELIFEDCKIPKENLLGEEGQGFKVAMMTLDGGRNGIAAQAVGIAQGALDESISYSKEREQFGKPIANLQGISFKIADMATEIEASRLLTYQAAYLESEGLPYSKSSAMAKLFAGDTAMKVTTEAVQVHGGYGYTKDYPVERYMRDAKITQIYEGTQEIQRLVIGRMMTK, from the coding sequence ATGAATTTTACATTAACAGAAGAGCAGGAAATGCTTAGAAAAATGGTTCGTGATTTTGCAAAGAATGAAGTAGAACCAACCGCAGCAGAACGTGATGAAGAAGAACGTTTTGACCGTGAGATATTCGATAAGATGGCAGAACTCGGCTTGACAGGGATTCCTTGGCCTGAAGAGTATGGGGGCATCGGATCGGACTTCGTCAGTTATGTGATCGCAGTCGAAGAGCTGTCCCGTGTTTGTGCATCAACTGGCGTAACATTATCAGCCCATATTTCACTAGCAAGCTGGCCGATCTATAAATTCGGATCAGAAGACCAGAAGAAAAAATACCTCACCCAGTTAGCCTCTGGTGAAAAGCTTGGTGCTTATGCATTGTCAGAACCTGGAGCTGGTAGTGATGTTTCCTCGATGCGGACACAAGCGAAACCGAATGGGGATCATTATGTGTTGAATGGCAGTAAAGTATGGATCACAAACGGCGGTGTCGCAGATATTTACATTATTTTTGCCAAAACAGATCCTGAGCAGGGAAGTCGTGGCATCAGTGCCTTTATTGTCGAGAAAGACACACCGGGCTTCTCAACAGGCAAGAAAGAGAAGAAGTTAGGGATACGTTCTTCTCCTACAACAGAGCTTATTTTCGAAGATTGTAAGATACCGAAAGAGAACTTGTTAGGGGAAGAAGGGCAAGGTTTCAAAGTAGCAATGATGACGCTGGATGGGGGCCGAAATGGAATTGCTGCTCAAGCGGTGGGAATCGCTCAAGGTGCGCTGGATGAATCCATCTCTTATTCGAAAGAGCGGGAGCAGTTCGGGAAGCCGATTGCCAATCTCCAGGGTATTTCATTTAAAATCGCTGATATGGCAACAGAAATTGAAGCTTCAAGACTGCTTACCTATCAAGCGGCTTACTTAGAATCAGAGGGGCTGCCGTACTCCAAATCATCTGCGATGGCAAAATTGTTCGCCGGGGATACAGCGATGAAAGTGACCACAGAAGCCGTCCAAGTCCATGGGGGCTATGGATATACGAAAGATTATCCAGTTGAACGATATATGCGTGATGCGAAAATCACTCAGATCTATGAAGGTACACAGGAAATTCAAAGGCTTGTTATCGGCCGTATGATGACGAAATAG
- the fba gene encoding class II fructose-1,6-bisphosphate aldolase yields MPLVSMKEMLEKAKEERYGVGQFNLNNLEYAQAILQAAEEEQSPVILGVSEGAGRYMGGFNVVVDMVKALMKSYGTTVPVAIHLDHGSSFEKCAEAIHAGFTSVMIDASHDPLEENIAVTRKVVELAHIHGVSVEAELGRVGGQEDDIIVDDAEAAYAIPSECKQLVDETNVDVFAPALGSVHGPYKGEPNLGFDRMEEIMGLVDKPLVLHGGTGIPTEDVKKAISFGTAKINVNTESQMAQGKAVRQVLADQPEQYDPRKYLGPGRDAIKETVIGKMREFGSSQQA; encoded by the coding sequence ATGCCACTAGTATCTATGAAAGAAATGCTAGAAAAAGCGAAGGAAGAACGCTACGGTGTAGGTCAGTTCAACCTGAATAATTTAGAATATGCTCAAGCCATTCTTCAGGCTGCTGAAGAAGAGCAGTCCCCGGTTATCCTGGGAGTATCAGAAGGTGCTGGACGTTACATGGGTGGTTTCAACGTGGTCGTCGATATGGTGAAAGCACTTATGAAATCATATGGTACGACAGTCCCTGTTGCGATTCACTTGGATCACGGTTCAAGCTTTGAGAAATGTGCAGAAGCGATCCATGCTGGTTTTACTTCTGTCATGATCGACGCTTCCCATGACCCATTGGAAGAGAACATTGCAGTAACTCGTAAAGTTGTTGAACTTGCTCACATCCACGGCGTATCTGTAGAAGCAGAACTTGGCCGCGTAGGTGGACAAGAGGATGACATCATCGTAGACGACGCTGAAGCTGCGTATGCGATTCCTTCTGAATGTAAGCAATTGGTCGACGAAACGAATGTTGATGTATTTGCACCAGCACTAGGTTCTGTCCACGGACCTTATAAAGGCGAGCCGAACCTTGGCTTTGATCGCATGGAAGAAATCATGGGCCTTGTAGACAAGCCGCTTGTTCTTCACGGTGGTACAGGAATCCCGACAGAAGATGTTAAAAAAGCAATTTCTTTCGGTACAGCAAAAATCAATGTAAATACAGAGAGTCAGATGGCTCAAGGCAAGGCTGTGCGTCAAGTACTAGCTGACCAGCCTGAACAATATGATCCTCGTAAATATCTGGGACCTGGACGCGACGCTATCAAAGAAACCGTCATCGGTAAAATGCGCGAGTTCGGTTCTTCTCAACAAGCGTAA
- the fsa gene encoding fructose-6-phosphate aldolase has protein sequence MKFFIDTANIEDIREANALGILAGVTTNPSLVAKEGVSFHERLREITDEVDGSVSAEVISEDAEGMIQEGKELAAIAPNITVKVPMTLEGLKAVKAFSDLNIKTNVTLVFSANQALLAARAGASFVSPFLGRLDDIGHNGVELIAQISEIFDRHAIDTEIIAASVRHPVHVTEAAYHGAHIATVPFKVFSQIVQHPLTDQGIEKFLNDWNKQK, from the coding sequence ATGAAATTTTTCATCGATACAGCGAACATTGAAGATATACGCGAGGCGAACGCTTTAGGAATATTAGCAGGGGTGACGACAAACCCGAGTCTTGTAGCTAAAGAAGGTGTCTCTTTTCATGAACGTTTGAGAGAGATTACAGATGAAGTGGATGGTTCTGTAAGCGCAGAAGTAATCTCGGAAGATGCAGAAGGCATGATTCAAGAAGGAAAAGAGCTCGCTGCAATCGCCCCGAACATTACTGTTAAAGTTCCGATGACTTTAGAAGGTTTGAAAGCAGTGAAAGCATTCAGCGACTTGAATATCAAAACGAATGTGACCCTTGTTTTCTCTGCGAACCAGGCTTTACTAGCTGCCCGCGCAGGTGCTTCCTTTGTTTCTCCATTCTTGGGACGCCTGGATGATATCGGCCATAATGGTGTAGAGCTGATCGCACAAATCTCTGAGATTTTCGATCGTCATGCGATAGACACGGAGATTATTGCAGCGTCTGTCCGCCACCCGGTCCATGTGACAGAAGCAGCTTATCATGGGGCGCATATTGCGACAGTACCTTTTAAAGTATTCAGCCAAATTGTGCAGCACCCATTAACCGATCAAGGCATTGAAAAGTTTTTAAATGACTGGAATAAACAAAAATAA
- the meaB gene encoding methylmalonyl Co-A mutase-associated GTPase MeaB, with the protein MHPLAERIQKQDMRALARAITLIENDDDQKLSLMSDIFSIQKQAHYIGITGSPGAGKSSLINRLLTFLRQQNLTVAVIAVDPTSPFSGGALLGDRTRMNQHFLDPGIFIRSMATRGSLGGLARATKDSIRVCDAYGFDIVLVETVGVGQSELDIMKVVDTTGLVLTPNSGDVLQIFKAGIMEIADLFIINKADLPGVGKLKSTLEEYMMIVQPKGWQPPIVQTISTESEGMDELWKNMNDHHSYLYRTDSGTERRKQQLKLEVYDLIREEIWRDVKTEIERDEQKLEVFQNPDADPYQLARSWVKEWGRKGE; encoded by the coding sequence ATGCATCCACTCGCGGAACGGATTCAAAAACAGGATATGCGTGCATTGGCACGGGCGATCACATTGATTGAAAACGACGATGATCAGAAGCTCTCTTTGATGAGCGATATTTTTTCCATCCAAAAGCAAGCCCACTATATAGGGATCACTGGTTCTCCAGGGGCAGGAAAAAGTTCACTGATCAATCGGCTGCTCACTTTTTTGAGACAGCAGAATCTTACAGTCGCTGTCATCGCTGTCGATCCTACGAGCCCGTTCAGCGGAGGTGCTTTGCTTGGTGATCGCACGCGCATGAACCAACATTTCCTCGACCCTGGTATTTTCATCCGCAGCATGGCCACAAGAGGAAGTCTTGGAGGGCTCGCCCGTGCCACGAAGGACAGCATCCGCGTTTGTGATGCTTATGGGTTTGATATCGTGCTGGTTGAAACTGTAGGTGTCGGCCAATCAGAGCTCGACATTATGAAAGTGGTGGACACGACAGGGCTTGTACTCACTCCGAACAGTGGGGATGTGCTGCAAATCTTCAAAGCGGGGATCATGGAAATTGCTGATTTGTTCATCATTAATAAAGCTGACTTACCTGGTGTAGGGAAATTGAAGTCTACCCTTGAAGAATACATGATGATTGTTCAGCCCAAAGGGTGGCAGCCCCCCATTGTGCAAACAATTTCCACTGAATCAGAAGGTATGGACGAATTGTGGAAGAATATGAATGACCATCATTCCTATTTATATCGTACGGATTCAGGAACAGAACGGAGAAAGCAACAGCTGAAATTAGAAGTCTATGATTTAATTCGAGAAGAGATTTGGCGGGATGTCAAAACAGAAATTGAACGGGATGAGCAGAAATTGGAGGTCTTTCAAAATCCTGATGCTGATCCTTATCAGCTGGCCCGTTCTTGGGTTAAAGAATGGGGGAGGAAGGGTGAGTGA
- a CDS encoding UDP-N-acetylglucosamine 1-carboxyvinyltransferase, with product MHKLLVEGGTLLRGQVRVSGAKNSAVALLPAAILAESPVTIEGLPDISDVGILSDLLEEIGGTVRKEDSTVHIDPSEMVDMPLPNGKVKKLRASYYFMGAMLGRFNKAVIGLPGGCHLGPRPIDQHIKGFEALGAEVTNEQGAIYLRAKELRGARIYLDVVSVGATINIMLAAVRAKGKTVIENAAKEPEIIDVATLLTSMGAKIKGAGTDVIRIEGVDSLQGCLHTIIPDRIEAGTYTIMAAAQGEEMIIDNVIPQHLESLLAKLREMGVTIEENDEQLYVRPGKNMRSVDIKTLVYPGFPTDLQQPFTSLLTQTHGTGVVTDTIYQARFKHVDELRRMNASIKVEGGSAIVTGPSKLQGAKVKATDLRAGAALVIAGLMAEGTTEITGVDHIERGYDNITTKLNNLGAKVWFEEMSEEEIEQFQNS from the coding sequence ATGCATAAACTATTAGTAGAAGGCGGAACCCTTCTTCGTGGTCAAGTACGGGTCAGTGGAGCGAAAAATAGCGCTGTAGCCTTGTTACCTGCAGCTATTCTAGCAGAATCGCCCGTGACGATCGAAGGACTTCCTGACATATCTGACGTTGGAATTTTGTCTGACCTGTTAGAAGAAATTGGCGGAACAGTCCGCAAAGAAGATAGTACTGTTCATATCGATCCTTCTGAAATGGTGGACATGCCACTGCCGAATGGAAAAGTTAAAAAATTGAGAGCTTCCTATTACTTCATGGGAGCAATGCTCGGTCGTTTCAATAAGGCTGTCATCGGTCTTCCCGGCGGGTGTCATCTTGGGCCGCGCCCGATCGATCAGCACATCAAAGGTTTTGAAGCTTTAGGCGCTGAAGTGACAAATGAACAAGGGGCGATCTACCTCAGGGCCAAGGAGCTCCGTGGGGCAAGGATCTACCTTGATGTCGTCAGTGTCGGTGCTACCATCAACATTATGCTGGCTGCTGTAAGGGCTAAGGGGAAAACTGTCATTGAAAATGCAGCTAAGGAACCTGAGATCATTGATGTAGCCACATTACTTACAAGTATGGGAGCAAAGATCAAAGGTGCAGGGACAGATGTGATTCGTATCGAAGGTGTCGATAGCCTCCAGGGATGTCTGCATACGATTATTCCAGACAGGATCGAAGCAGGGACCTACACGATCATGGCTGCTGCTCAAGGAGAGGAAATGATTATTGATAACGTCATCCCTCAGCACTTGGAGTCGCTTTTGGCAAAACTGAGAGAAATGGGTGTCACGATTGAGGAAAACGATGAACAACTGTATGTTCGTCCAGGGAAAAACATGCGTAGTGTTGACATTAAGACACTTGTATACCCCGGTTTTCCAACGGATTTACAACAGCCGTTCACTTCTCTCCTCACGCAGACTCATGGAACAGGTGTAGTGACAGATACGATCTATCAAGCACGTTTTAAACATGTAGATGAACTGAGGAGAATGAATGCTTCGATCAAGGTCGAAGGCGGTTCAGCCATAGTGACTGGACCATCTAAGCTGCAAGGGGCAAAAGTGAAAGCGACGGACTTACGTGCTGGCGCAGCCCTTGTCATAGCTGGTCTGATGGCAGAAGGTACAACAGAGATTACTGGTGTTGATCATATAGAACGCGGGTATGACAACATTACGACTAAGCTGAACAACTTAGGCGCAAAGGTCTGGTTCGAGGAAATGTCTGAAGAAGAAATTGAGCAATTCCAAAATTCTTAA
- a CDS encoding TetR/AcrR family transcriptional regulator, whose amino-acid sequence MAEKQVPSTIKDEALVTKRRNQMIRGAVTLFIEKGFHKTTTREIAKASGFSIGTLYEYIRKKEDVLFLVCDSIYKRVKERMEASIDPNQTSVQSLVHAIRSYFQLMDDMQDEVLVMYQEVKSLSRDAQDYVLQKERDMVSMLEQVIFNSLPGQRSETQVKLIANNIFVQGQMWGFRRWILQRTFTIETYTEIQIQLLLEGLNSKVEESS is encoded by the coding sequence TTGGCTGAAAAACAAGTACCCTCTACCATAAAAGATGAAGCACTCGTCACCAAACGGAGAAATCAGATGATCAGAGGTGCCGTAACACTTTTTATAGAAAAAGGATTTCACAAAACGACAACCCGGGAAATTGCAAAAGCCTCAGGTTTCAGCATCGGCACGCTCTATGAGTATATCCGGAAGAAAGAAGATGTCTTGTTTCTCGTCTGTGACTCGATCTATAAACGAGTGAAAGAGAGGATGGAAGCCTCTATCGACCCGAATCAGACTAGTGTACAAAGTTTGGTTCACGCCATACGCTCTTACTTCCAATTGATGGACGACATGCAGGACGAAGTACTTGTCATGTACCAAGAGGTGAAATCATTATCACGCGATGCTCAGGATTATGTCTTGCAGAAAGAAAGAGACATGGTGAGTATGCTGGAACAAGTCATCTTTAACAGCCTTCCCGGTCAAAGGTCAGAAACACAAGTGAAACTGATTGCGAACAATATATTTGTCCAGGGGCAGATGTGGGGTTTCCGCAGGTGGATTCTCCAACGGACATTTACGATTGAAACATACACAGAAATTCAAATTCAATTGTTATTGGAAGGTCTCAATAGCAAAGTAGAGGAATCATCTTAA
- the icmF gene encoding fused isobutyryl-CoA mutase/GTPase IcmF produces the protein MEQPTVYKPKNPVRFVTASSLFDGHDASINIMRRILQSTGAEVIHLGHNRSVEDVVNAAIQEDAQGIAISSYQGGHVEYFKYMVDLLNQKGAGHIRVYGGGGGVIIPREIKELHEYGVARVFSPEDGRSYGLQGMINNMIEECDFIPPLDVEQGVKDLSEGNHQAMARFITYVENTPKEEREAVAAFKTAVEKVQEKTIPVLGITGTGGAGKSSLTDELIRRFVNEVPDKKIAILSVDPTKKKTGGALLGDRIRMNAIFNPRVYMRSLATREARSELSTAVEEAIQVVKAAGVDFIIIETSGIGQGDAAITDVTDLSMYVMTAEFGAPSQLEKIDMIDFADFIVINKFEQKGSEDAMNQVKKQYQRSHMLFHEDDSKFPVYGTIASQFNDPGTNTLFAALIDQLNEKYAWEDDTSFTGVDKVEKQNVIIPNERKQYLRDISLAVRNYHTETEDQADKARKLYQLKGTLELLGNEEVDESITRLVDDYERSLNRETIDKLEDWDDLHERYSGDTYTFKVRDKEITMDLNTESLSGTKVPKVALPKYSDWGDRLSWLLRENVPGAFPFTAGVFPFKRKGEDPKRQFAGEGTPERTNRRFHYLSEGDDAKRLSTAFDSVTLYGEDPDERPDIYGKVGESGVNICTLDDMKKLYDGFDLVDPSTSVSMTINGPAPIILAMFFNTAIDKQLEKFKEENGRAPSDEEAAKIKAETIHVVRGTVQADILKEDQGQNTCIFSTEFALRMMGDIQQYFIDHEVRNYYSVSISGYHIAEAGANPITQLAFTLANGFTYVEYYLSRGMDINKFAPNLSFFFSNGLDPEYTVLGRVARRIWAIVMRDKYGANERSQKLKYHIQTSGRSLHAQEIDFNDIRTTLQALIAIQDNCNSLHTNSYDEAITTPTEESVRRAMAIQMIISKEFGLTKNENSLQGSYIIRELTDLVEEAVLQEFERINDRGGVLGAMERQYQRGKIQEESLYYEGKKHSGELPIIGVNTYLNPNPPSEEEIDSMELARAGKDEKEHQIRELRNFQNENESEADQALNRLQEVAASGGNIFAELMETVKVASLGQITNALYQVGGQYRRNM, from the coding sequence ATGGAACAACCGACGGTATATAAGCCGAAGAACCCCGTTCGTTTTGTAACCGCTTCCAGTTTGTTCGATGGTCATGATGCGTCCATTAATATCATGAGGCGTATTCTGCAATCGACAGGTGCGGAAGTTATTCATTTAGGACATAATCGCTCAGTAGAAGATGTGGTGAATGCAGCGATTCAGGAAGATGCTCAAGGAATTGCGATTTCCTCTTATCAGGGGGGGCACGTCGAGTACTTTAAATATATGGTAGACCTTCTGAATCAAAAAGGTGCCGGCCATATCCGCGTTTATGGTGGCGGCGGTGGTGTCATCATTCCTAGAGAAATCAAAGAGCTTCACGAATATGGCGTCGCCCGCGTTTTTTCTCCGGAAGATGGGCGGTCCTACGGCCTTCAAGGTATGATCAATAACATGATCGAGGAATGTGATTTCATCCCTCCTTTAGACGTCGAGCAGGGAGTGAAAGATTTATCTGAAGGAAACCATCAAGCGATGGCACGGTTCATTACTTATGTCGAAAACACCCCGAAAGAAGAACGTGAAGCGGTCGCCGCTTTTAAAACAGCTGTGGAAAAAGTTCAGGAAAAGACCATCCCAGTCCTTGGAATTACAGGGACAGGTGGAGCTGGGAAAAGTTCACTTACGGATGAATTGATTCGCCGGTTCGTCAATGAAGTACCTGATAAGAAAATAGCGATTTTATCTGTCGACCCGACGAAGAAGAAAACAGGTGGAGCTTTGCTTGGAGATCGTATCCGGATGAATGCGATTTTCAATCCGAGAGTTTATATGCGCTCCCTGGCGACAAGGGAGGCTCGCTCTGAACTTTCAACAGCAGTCGAAGAAGCGATCCAGGTCGTCAAAGCTGCAGGTGTAGATTTTATCATTATTGAAACGAGCGGGATCGGGCAGGGGGATGCGGCCATAACGGATGTGACTGATTTGTCCATGTATGTCATGACGGCTGAGTTCGGCGCCCCTTCCCAGTTAGAGAAAATCGACATGATCGATTTCGCAGACTTTATCGTGATCAATAAGTTTGAACAAAAAGGTTCTGAGGATGCTATGAACCAAGTGAAAAAGCAGTACCAGCGCAGTCACATGCTTTTCCATGAAGATGACAGCAAGTTTCCGGTATATGGAACTATTGCAAGTCAATTCAATGACCCCGGCACCAACACTTTATTCGCAGCCTTGATCGATCAATTGAATGAGAAATATGCTTGGGAGGATGACACTTCTTTTACTGGTGTAGATAAAGTAGAAAAGCAAAACGTCATCATTCCTAATGAGCGGAAGCAATATTTAAGAGATATTTCCTTAGCCGTCCGTAATTACCATACAGAAACAGAAGATCAAGCTGACAAAGCCCGTAAGCTTTACCAGCTCAAAGGTACATTGGAGTTGCTGGGTAATGAAGAGGTCGATGAGAGCATAACACGTCTTGTCGACGATTATGAGCGTTCATTGAATCGTGAAACGATAGATAAGCTGGAAGACTGGGATGACCTTCATGAAAGGTACAGTGGTGATACGTACACATTCAAAGTGCGTGATAAAGAGATTACCATGGATTTGAACACCGAAAGTTTAAGTGGAACAAAAGTACCTAAAGTCGCACTGCCGAAATACTCTGACTGGGGCGATCGATTGTCATGGCTGCTTCGTGAAAATGTTCCTGGTGCCTTTCCATTCACGGCAGGAGTATTTCCTTTCAAACGCAAGGGGGAAGATCCGAAACGTCAATTTGCTGGCGAAGGGACACCGGAACGTACAAATAGACGTTTTCATTACTTATCAGAGGGTGATGACGCCAAACGTTTAAGTACAGCGTTCGACTCTGTCACCTTATATGGAGAAGACCCTGACGAACGCCCGGATATTTACGGGAAAGTCGGAGAGAGTGGAGTGAACATTTGCACACTCGATGATATGAAGAAGCTGTATGATGGTTTCGATCTTGTCGATCCTTCAACTTCTGTATCGATGACGATCAATGGTCCGGCACCGATTATTCTTGCGATGTTTTTCAACACGGCCATCGATAAGCAATTGGAGAAATTCAAAGAAGAGAATGGCCGTGCACCGAGCGATGAAGAAGCGGCGAAAATCAAAGCGGAAACGATTCATGTCGTTCGCGGTACCGTCCAGGCAGATATCCTGAAAGAAGATCAAGGCCAGAACACATGTATCTTTTCCACAGAATTTGCATTGAGAATGATGGGGGATATTCAGCAATACTTCATCGATCATGAAGTGCGCAACTATTATTCCGTTTCTATTTCGGGCTACCATATTGCTGAGGCAGGAGCGAATCCGATTACACAGCTTGCGTTCACACTCGCAAACGGATTCACCTATGTCGAGTACTATTTGAGCAGAGGCATGGATATCAATAAATTCGCGCCGAACTTATCGTTCTTTTTCTCAAATGGGTTGGATCCGGAATACACTGTCCTCGGACGCGTCGCACGTCGTATATGGGCGATCGTCATGCGGGATAAATACGGAGCAAATGAACGAAGTCAGAAGTTGAAATATCATATCCAGACGTCAGGACGCTCCCTGCATGCCCAGGAAATCGACTTCAACGATATTCGCACGACTTTACAAGCGTTAATCGCGATTCAAGATAACTGTAACTCCTTGCATACAAACTCTTATGATGAAGCGATCACAACACCGACAGAAGAATCTGTTCGACGCGCAATGGCGATTCAGATGATCATCAGCAAAGAGTTTGGATTGACGAAGAATGAAAACTCTTTACAAGGCTCCTACATTATCCGCGAACTGACAGATCTAGTTGAGGAAGCGGTCCTGCAGGAATTTGAACGCATCAATGATCGCGGCGGCGTACTGGGTGCAATGGAACGCCAATATCAGCGTGGTAAAATCCAAGAAGAGTCTTTATATTATGAAGGGAAAAAGCATTCAGGAGAGTTGCCGATCATTGGTGTCAACACGTACCTGAATCCGAACCCGCCTTCTGAAGAAGAAATCGACTCTATGGAACTTGCCAGAGCTGGTAAGGATGAAAAAGAGCACCAAATCCGTGAGTTACGTAATTTCCAAAACGAGAATGAATCGGAAGCAGATCAAGCGCTTAATCGTTTGCAGGAAGTCGCTGCAAGCGGAGGGAATATTTTCGCAGAACTCATGGAAACCGTAAAAGTAGCAAGCCTCGGCCAAATCACCAACGCCCTCTACCAAGTAGGCGGACAGTACAGAAGGAATATGTGA
- the rpoE gene encoding DNA-directed RNA polymerase subunit delta, producing the protein MSLKEFSQAQINEISMIELATIILEEEREAIDFNEIFRRIATMKKFNAKQKQEYIAQFYTDMNIDGQFMTIGTNRWGLKRWYPVEQMEEEIASLPQKRKKKKKKRKKKPSKLLEEELGVSEYDDTEEDGLEDDVELTDEDLDLDDNDDFEGDYDEDDLDEEEEEIVEDDISFIGDDDDEEEK; encoded by the coding sequence GTGAGCTTAAAAGAATTTAGCCAAGCCCAAATTAATGAAATCTCCATGATTGAACTGGCTACCATTATATTGGAAGAGGAAAGAGAAGCCATCGATTTTAATGAGATTTTCCGCCGTATTGCGACGATGAAGAAATTCAATGCCAAACAAAAACAAGAGTACATCGCCCAATTTTACACAGACATGAATATCGATGGGCAGTTCATGACGATCGGTACGAACCGCTGGGGGCTTAAACGCTGGTACCCTGTAGAGCAGATGGAAGAGGAAATTGCCAGCCTCCCACAAAAACGTAAAAAGAAAAAGAAAAAGAGGAAAAAGAAACCTTCCAAGTTGCTTGAAGAGGAATTGGGCGTTTCTGAGTATGACGATACAGAAGAAGATGGTCTTGAAGATGATGTGGAATTAACGGATGAAGACCTTGACCTTGATGATAATGATGATTTCGAAGGTGACTATGATGAGGATGATCTCGATGAAGAAGAGGAAGAAATAGTCGAGGATGATATCAGCTTCATTGGTGACGATGATGATGAAGAAGAAAAATAA
- a CDS encoding response regulator gives MSNKILIVDDQPGIRLLLVEILKTEGYVTVCAKTGKEACDLVEEHNPDLIIMDYNLPVMHGREVLQYLEKTDFDAPVIIITGSSKDSLEKDVDFPFVTDIIAKPFDIHNLKKMVENTLVHSRS, from the coding sequence ATGTCGAATAAAATCCTTATCGTAGATGACCAACCAGGAATACGACTTCTTTTAGTGGAAATTTTGAAAACAGAGGGATATGTTACGGTATGCGCGAAAACGGGTAAGGAAGCTTGTGACCTGGTTGAAGAACACAACCCGGATCTCATCATCATGGATTATAATCTGCCGGTCATGCATGGCAGAGAAGTTCTTCAGTATCTAGAAAAAACAGACTTTGATGCCCCTGTGATCATAATCACTGGCTCATCTAAAGACTCATTGGAAAAAGACGTTGATTTTCCTTTTGTTACAGATATCATAGCAAAGCCATTCGACATCCATAATTTGAAAAAAATGGTCGAAAATACCCTTGTTCATAGTCGGTCATGA